Proteins encoded in a region of the Planococcus shixiaomingii genome:
- a CDS encoding dihydrofolate reductase family protein translates to MGKIVVPMYITLDGVMEKPAWSAPYWNEEVENFQNTLLHACDSLLLGRVTYEEFAEYWPTAKDEQGFAERMNSLPKFVASQTLETSEWNATFLKGDVVEEVKKLKQNDHNMLVYGSAMLVQTLLDHDLVDELHLIICPLVLGEGKRLFKEGQAQKKFSLGISKDTATGVVISSYVAAEI, encoded by the coding sequence ATGGGAAAAATCGTTGTACCGATGTATATAACGCTGGATGGGGTTATGGAAAAACCGGCATGGAGCGCTCCGTATTGGAACGAAGAAGTGGAAAATTTCCAAAACACACTTCTTCACGCTTGTGATTCCTTGCTGCTCGGACGCGTCACTTATGAAGAATTTGCAGAATACTGGCCGACAGCGAAAGATGAACAAGGCTTTGCGGAACGGATGAACAGTCTGCCAAAATTTGTCGCCTCACAAACGTTGGAAACCTCTGAATGGAATGCGACATTCCTTAAGGGAGATGTAGTCGAAGAAGTAAAGAAACTGAAACAAAACGACCACAATATGCTGGTATATGGCAGCGCTATGCTTGTCCAAACGCTTTTGGACCACGATTTAGTGGATGAACTGCATTTGATCATCTGCCCGTTGGTGCTTGGCGAAGGAAAACGGCTATTCAAAGAAGGCCAGGCACAAAAGAAATTCTCTTTGGGCATCAGCAAAGACACGGCCACCGGTGTTGTCATTTCTAGCTATGTTGCGGCGGAAATTTAG
- a CDS encoding ABC transporter permease produces MQAVEKKSSAKENAIQFLFKYGAIALLAFIVFYFSTISDAFLTYGNFTDILRSISIVTLLALGVTFTLVVDGFDLSVGSTMSLSTVVTASLMVWYEMPLWLVLLLPLLVGVLVGVVNSLLIVVIGIPDLLATLGMMYIVAGLHRTYTEGYSIYNNMPLTSGGTAPGQMSEAFLWIGQGKMLGLPVPVWIMLVMVLATYVILNHTRWGRIMQMTGGNAEAATLSGVNVKKVKFAAYVVSGVFASMAGILFTARVGSGQIDAGAPLMMEAIAAVFVGYSVLGAGKPNALGTFFGAAVIGILLNGLTILNLPYYAFDIIKGGVLVIALAVTYVYAKHKFAKT; encoded by the coding sequence ATGCAAGCGGTGGAAAAGAAGAGCTCAGCGAAAGAGAACGCAATCCAATTTCTGTTTAAATATGGCGCGATTGCGCTATTGGCCTTTATTGTTTTTTACTTTAGCACGATTAGTGATGCTTTTTTAACATATGGAAACTTCACGGATATTTTGCGATCGATTTCCATTGTGACGCTGTTGGCGCTAGGCGTAACCTTTACTTTGGTAGTGGATGGCTTTGACTTATCAGTCGGTTCCACCATGTCGCTGTCGACTGTCGTAACGGCTTCGCTGATGGTCTGGTACGAAATGCCGCTTTGGCTTGTATTGCTATTGCCATTGCTGGTTGGTGTATTAGTTGGCGTAGTTAATAGCTTACTGATTGTAGTCATCGGAATTCCGGATTTATTGGCAACACTGGGCATGATGTACATTGTCGCGGGGCTCCACCGGACTTATACGGAAGGGTACTCGATTTATAATAATATGCCGCTGACATCCGGCGGGACGGCGCCAGGGCAAATGTCCGAAGCGTTCCTATGGATTGGCCAAGGGAAAATGCTCGGCTTGCCGGTGCCTGTTTGGATTATGCTGGTAATGGTTTTGGCGACCTACGTCATACTGAACCATACCCGTTGGGGACGCATTATGCAGATGACCGGGGGCAACGCGGAAGCGGCGACGCTGTCCGGAGTCAATGTTAAAAAAGTGAAATTTGCAGCATACGTAGTATCCGGCGTTTTTGCTTCAATGGCGGGAATTTTATTTACAGCACGTGTCGGATCGGGGCAGATTGACGCTGGAGCACCGTTGATGATGGAAGCAATTGCTGCTGTTTTTGTCGGCTACTCGGTACTTGGGGCAGGAAAGCCGAACGCTCTCGGAACGTTTTTCGGTGCAGCGGTCATCGGTATTTTACTGAACGGCTTGACCATCTTGAACTTGCCGTATTACGCGTTTGACATTATTAAAGGCGGCGTTCTTGTTATTGCATTAGCGGTTACGTATGTCTATGCAAAACATAAATTTGCGAAAACCTGA
- a CDS encoding sugar ABC transporter ATP-binding protein, whose protein sequence is MENHLLSMNNIHKTFGKVKALEEANFHLKKGEVHALLGVNGAGKSTLMKVLSGVYPQDSGDLLLEGKDIRLQSPKAAKEQGIYCVYQEVDTAIVAELSVAENILLDTFAAGKNVFLSKKKIHAQAKAVLKELQADTIPVQQKAAQLTLAEKQLVLIARALVHSAKIIIFDEPTAPLSIRESEKLFSVIQKLKAEGVGCVFISHRLPEVFEISDRITVMREGTVVKTFETAHADQDQIVGAMLGATLSNELISRSHPIGGQLLQVSGLSDDEKLKNISLEVAEGEIVGVVGLVGAGKTELAKALFGSSPQLKGSVQLAGKTVKLRHPEDAIKAGMALIPEERRKEGLFVHESLQTNASFPNLRKFSRGLFMNKAAEKEFALDIINRLRIKTDNTDTPLVHLSGGNQQKVAIGKWISLDSSLYLFDEPTKGVDIGAKVDIFKLIRQLAASGKGCLYFSSEIHEAIGISDRILVMYNGQIVKEFSREEATQERILLYASGGKEELSERERNPISV, encoded by the coding sequence ATGGAAAATCACTTATTGTCGATGAACAACATCCATAAAACATTCGGAAAAGTGAAGGCGCTTGAAGAAGCTAATTTCCATTTGAAAAAAGGTGAAGTCCATGCCTTGCTCGGTGTGAATGGGGCTGGAAAAAGTACGCTTATGAAAGTTTTGTCAGGAGTTTACCCGCAAGACAGTGGGGATTTGTTGCTGGAAGGAAAGGATATTCGCCTGCAATCACCGAAAGCAGCGAAAGAACAAGGTATTTATTGCGTTTACCAGGAAGTGGACACCGCCATTGTCGCGGAACTTTCCGTAGCAGAAAATATTTTGCTGGATACGTTTGCGGCAGGCAAAAATGTATTTCTTTCCAAAAAGAAGATACATGCACAAGCAAAAGCGGTATTAAAAGAATTGCAGGCGGACACTATCCCGGTACAGCAAAAAGCGGCTCAGCTGACGCTCGCTGAAAAGCAATTGGTGCTTATTGCGCGGGCCCTCGTCCATTCAGCAAAAATAATTATTTTTGATGAACCGACTGCTCCTTTATCAATCCGTGAATCAGAGAAGCTGTTTTCAGTCATCCAGAAATTGAAAGCGGAAGGAGTCGGCTGCGTCTTTATCTCTCACCGTTTGCCGGAAGTATTCGAAATCAGTGATCGGATTACTGTCATGCGGGAAGGGACAGTAGTAAAAACTTTTGAAACGGCGCATGCCGACCAAGACCAGATTGTCGGCGCGATGCTGGGTGCTACGCTGAGCAATGAATTGATCAGCCGCAGCCATCCGATTGGCGGACAATTGCTGCAAGTAAGCGGCTTGTCCGATGACGAAAAACTGAAGAACATTTCGTTGGAAGTGGCAGAAGGGGAAATTGTTGGTGTAGTGGGCCTTGTCGGAGCCGGTAAAACCGAACTGGCCAAAGCTTTGTTTGGCAGTTCTCCGCAGCTGAAGGGGAGCGTACAATTAGCGGGAAAAACGGTTAAGTTAAGGCACCCTGAAGATGCCATCAAAGCTGGAATGGCACTCATTCCGGAAGAGCGTAGAAAAGAAGGGCTTTTTGTGCATGAATCGCTTCAAACCAATGCCTCATTCCCGAATTTGCGGAAATTCTCTCGCGGCTTGTTTATGAACAAAGCGGCGGAAAAAGAGTTTGCGCTGGATATTATTAACCGTTTGCGCATTAAGACGGACAATACAGATACACCGCTTGTCCATTTAAGCGGTGGCAATCAACAAAAAGTGGCGATCGGCAAATGGATTTCACTCGATTCCAGTTTGTACTTGTTTGATGAGCCGACGAAAGGCGTCGATATCGGCGCAAAGGTCGATATTTTTAAGTTGATCCGCCAACTGGCCGCAAGCGGCAAAGGCTGCCTTTATTTTTCTAGTGAAATTCATGAAGCCATTGGAATTTCAGACAGGATTTTGGTTATGTATAACGGGCAGATCGTGAAAGAATTTTCACGAGAAGAAGCGACCCAGGAAAGGATTTTGTTATATGCAAGCGGTGGAAAAGAAGAGCTCAGCGAAAGAGAACGCAATCCAATTTCTGTTTAA